A single window of Oreochromis aureus strain Israel breed Guangdong linkage group 7, ZZ_aureus, whole genome shotgun sequence DNA harbors:
- the LOC116315897 gene encoding proteinase-activated receptor 1-like produces MLPMSLLVYLCLASCFGAAYARENATAPRGRGFLYDLHQSVTDEPIDYDENGTLNRSSNGTKDRKGLSEQALMFLTGPVSTILLPSFYTLVCSISVPINFCALLAFARGIRPKKPAAIYMLNLALADLLFALMLPFKISYHFEGNNWKFGPSMCRVVTAAFYWNMYCSVLLIACISVDRLLAVVYPIDSLAWRRPRNTIIACITMWVLSFAGSVPLVTSDQTFHISELNITTCHDVHSTAKIVWLKTYFLTLCCLLFFLPLLITVVSYTRVIWSLSKLQKRLPGSSHKRKRAIVMVLTVLLIFVLCFMPTNCLLLTHYLQFTTEKSQEAPDGSYALYLVFLCLGSLNCLLDPLLYYFGSSQCQRQLSNVLKCHKVTKRNDISNSLPTSCRSSTRPMLKSSCTESSKINSSIKVDSFQENLDSQYKKLLI; encoded by the exons ATGCTTCCGATGTCTCTGTTAGTTTATCTGTGCCTTGCGTCGTGTTTCGGTGCTGCCTACGCAAGAGAAAACGCAA cTGCTCCACGCGGAAGGGGCTTTTTGTATGACTTACACCAGTCAGTGACGGATGAACCAATAGATTATGATGAAAACGGCACATTAAATCGTTCTTCAAATGGTACCAAAGACAGAAAAGGACTTTCGGAACAGGCCCTGATGTTTCTAACTGGCCCTGTGTCCACCATCCTTTTACCTTCCTTCTACACGCTGGTCTGCTCCATCAGTGTGCCAATAAACTTCTGTGCTCTGCTGGCCTTTGCTCGGGGGATCCGTCCTAAGAAGCCAGCTGCAATCTATATGCTGAACCTGGCCTTAGCCGATCTTCTCTTTGCACTGATGCTCCCCTTCAAGATCTCCTATCACTTTGAAGGCAACAACTGGAAATTTGGCCCGTCCATGTGCCGTGTGGTCACTGCTGCCTTTTACTGGAACATGTATTGTTCTGTTCTTCTCATAGCTTGCATCAGTGTGGACCGTCTGCTTGCTGTAGTTTATCCCATTGACTCTCTGGCTTGGAGGAGGCCAAGGAACACAATCATAGCCTGCATAACCATGTGGGTGTTATCCTTCGCTGGCTCTGTGCCTCTTGTTACATCGGACCAGACTTTTCACATCAGTGAGTTGAACATCACCACCTGCCATGATGTCCACTCAACAGCTAAGATCGTCTGGTTAAAGACATACTTCCTCACGCTCTgctgcctcctcttcttcctgccTCTGCTCATCACAGTGGTGTCCTACACTCGAGTCATCTGGTCGCTGAGCAAACTCCAAAAAAGGCTCCCTGGAAGCTCACACAAAAGGAAAAGGGCAATAGTGATGGTTTTGACAGTGCTGTTGATATTTGTCCTGTGTTTCATGCCCACAAACTGTCTGCTGCTCACACACTACCTGCAGTTTACAACAGAGAAGAGCCAGGAGGCACCTGATGGCTCTTACGCACTCTATctggtgtttctgtgtttgggaAGTCTGAACTGCCTCCTAGATCCCCTGCTCTACTACTTTGGATCCTCCCAGTGCCAGAGACAACTCTCCAACGTGCTCAAGTGTCATAAGGTTACAAAGAGAAATGATATTAGTAATTCATTACCTACTTCATGCAGGTCCAGCACCAGACCAATGCTGAAATCCAGCTGTACAGAAAGTTCAAAAATAAACTCTTCAATTAAAGTGGATTCTTTCCAAGAAAACCTCGACAGCCAATATAAGAAACTACTCATCTAA